One stretch of Podospora bellae-mahoneyi strain CBS 112042 chromosome 2, whole genome shotgun sequence DNA includes these proteins:
- a CDS encoding hypothetical protein (EggNog:ENOG503NVTM) — protein MASRRPGPKALGRSGDLGVRNTGAQMETPRATIGSGTSSKTKQGPDARREALRAIPQPKMPSRLPMALSHRRPSDGQLEPSRLGQQSHFRASIGSPNTLGLTGSTVTTTITSSRLPAPSSKPRNVLRRKRSGLVQDTANRSDLHEESTRTNSSDSDPFSLASPDLSNLQLDRELTQSPMEIHVAHQVEIAKTTAQPVTIYPELDRYGDVVLHRLATHDLPPPTPLFSGNSSQVSGSPSTRWSESPGPGPYSRDTTPTSMCSQSPGLVAPFRIAPPSTGRLRQAELVQTRPPVTKRRNGSISNEVDCASVDPQGLPVVRELSNSSSSNSTVRAGADGKEKKKKKIVLPPTPPPRKSSHKSNGSRDEGQSPFQPAREAGQPRTASPPPAKATLNSRPRHVQAAQPVTSPKSTPPVRPSRDGTPDLRVPLGQPIPVVHSNLSSTSLSDRRHSALATQGPASRPPPSSSLPDRPSYLSRRPPVREATPAPRAATFGDVPASSKPEVGRTTRTPSPGVSVFKSRFTLFGRRTKTVPEPSQEQEKRDKTARKGPAAGTGHEGYGRLGHARRRSSTTLPGRVIPGTMSSQEGKPGDSFLAERMAPVIIAGGEIIENRNASAELTRTESSQSMSLRRPSVESRNSSQISLFSREQPRNTLWPSPIPRGVTPSPAPSSRRPSESSVSEAQTLKPTLALRRSMQRLKSGEQEPPRLPKPIVTRPQVVSPSLTSLDASIMSDDSVFDPSVGLAKAKTEPATSTNLGPKKLIKRSRSPRKWNFFGRSHSQPAVEKQVEPEKPTVAAVEAPPSKPVAFYTLIDSSEAEDAETPDLDEVLREAKRADTPPAQPPVKVTEDKRRSTQIPVPQANMTPSSIIPKRTVTSPINPAPMSAVPMSPPERQAMPPRQAPPRPSRLPQVGRIPKVVSARTEQFSPPSFSRPFNRRSIQAPAVKSIVQNVEPMATAPMLPKDLTPELVQDELTERSISNISALIYGIPRLSPVDPNRSHHEFFSFSPRKNSQCTTTSSSSSGGFFNYAEATAVVPDPSAPLAEDEIWDEYNDLLGEDTPRFSAIGGKAWPKPLRLEATKRIEPALESPTLSPPPLPSLVQALRQGMEQTSSSVYTTEMAEEVRRALDTGMSICVSFPTADMPTTAAEPQKPEPAPQVNNTPAQVQQTRISSGSCSSQSSEEITPTSQVNLRVGSMTVSKWLTFGHVLFSPIRDELIPEVGSLKRPSILVIDGLGNDDWSFYAAETYPAATFFNLSPRAPLPAEHQNRSSTSSSTTIPLSPPNHHQIQYRSHLDKFPFGAQSFTAVVFRFPAAGPESHYRNIISEARRVLKPGGFIELSILDVDFNNMGNRGRRAVRRLKERIHARTPDTSLGSTSDLILRLINRKGFTDIKTCRVGIPVASPATRSSRVSFTQTNSNKKDERSLPELMSEEGPVADESITSMVAKVGRWWYTRCYESAGVANPGMGWPGSRGSMWRDRMLVKECEEWGTSLKLMVCYGRVPDGNRARVASI, from the coding sequence ATGGCTTCAAGAAGGCCAGGGCCAAAGGCTCTTGGCCGGTCAGGTGATCTTGGGGTCAGAAACACAGGAGCTCAGATGGAAACCCCAAGGGCTACGATAGGGTCCGGCACGAGTTCGAAGACCAAACAAGGTCCAGATGCCCGCCGTGAAGCGTTGCGGGCCATCCCGCAACCCAAGATGCCCAGCCGACTGCCAATGGCTCTCTCACATCGACGACCGTCCGATGGTCAGCTCGAGCCTTCTCGTCTCGGTCAACAGTCACATTTTCGGGCTTCGATCGGCAGCCCCAACACTTTGGGGTTAACAGGTTCAACTGTGACTACGACGATaaccagcagcaggcttCCGGCCCCCAGCTCCAAACCACGAAATGTTCTCCGGAGAAAACGCTCAGGCCTGGTCCAAGACACGGCCAACCGTTCCGATCTCCACGAGGAGTCGACCAGGACCAACTCCTCAGACTCGGACCCGTTCTCGCTGGCTTCACCCGACTTGTCGAACTTACAGCTTGATCGCGAGCTCACCCAGAGCCCGATGGAGATACATGTTGCTCACCAGGTTGAGATTGCCAAAACCACAGCCCAACCAGTGACAATATACCCGGAACTGGACAGATACGGAGATGTTGTGCTCCACCGACTTGCTACTCATgaccttcccccccccacgCCTTTGTTCTCGGGAAACAGCAGTCAAGTTAGCGGAAGCCCCTCAACCAGGTGGTCCGAATCCCCGGGGCCTGGCCCTTACAGCCGTGACACCACACCAACGTCGATGTGCTCTCAATCTCCTGGCCTCGTGGCTCCGTTCCGGATTGCACCACCATCTACCGGCAGACTACGACAGGCCGAGCTTGTTCAGACTCGACCTCCAGTCACCAAACGCAGGAACGGAAGCATATCAAATGAGGTAGATTGTGCAAGCGTTGATCCTCAGGGGTTGCCGGTGGTAAGAGAGCTGTCCAATTCGTCTTCGTCCAACTCGACAGTTCGCGCAGGGGCAGAtgggaaagagaagaaaaagaagaagattgtgcTTCCACCGACCCCCCCACCTCGAAAGTCGTCGCACAAGTCCAACGGTAGCCGAGATGAAGGCCAGTCGCCATTTCAACCCGCACGCGAGGCTGGCCAACCACGGAcggcctctcctcctcccgccaaAGCCACATTAAATTCCCGCCCTCGACATGTCCAGGCTGCGCAGCCTGTCACTTCGCCCAAGTCGACGCCACCTGTCAGACCCAGTCGAGATGGAACCCCGGATCTTCGAGTGCCATTGGGCCAACCTATCCCGGTCGTTCATAGCAACTTATCATCTACCTCGTTGTCTGACCGAAGACATAGTGCCCTGGCGACCCAAGGCCCTGCAAGTCGACCTCCCCCTTCGTCATCTCTTCCGGATCGACCGAGCTATCTCTCTCGGCGGCCCCCTGTTCGAGAAGCTACTCCAGCACCTCGGGCTGCGACCTTTGGAGATGTGCCGGCCTCTTCCAAACCAGAAGTTGGGAGGACCACCCGGACACCCAGTCCTGGTGTATCAGTCTTCAAGAGCCGCTTCACGCTCTTTGGCCGGCGAACCAAAACAGTACCGGAGCCAAGCCAGGAGCAAGAGAAAAGGGATAAGACGGCGAGGAAAGGACCTGCGGCTGGCACTGGACACGAGGGCTATGGGCGGTTAGGACATGCACGTCGGAGaagcagcaccaccctccctggTCGTGTAATACCTGGTACCATGTCCTCGCAGGAGGGCAAGCCAGGCGATTCGTTTCTTGCGGAGCGGATGGCACCCGTCATCATTGCCGGGGGCGAAATTATCGAAAACAGAAACGCGAGTGCCGAACTGACACGCACCGAGAGCAGCCAGAGCATGTCTCTTCGACGCCCCAGTGTTGAGTCCAGGAATAGCTCCCAAATCTCGCTGTTCTCTCGCGAACAACCACGCAATACCCTGTGGCCGTCACCTATTCCACGCGGTGTTACACCATCCCCTGCGCCTTCGTCTCGTCGCCCATCTGAAAGCAGTGTTTCCGAGGCACAAACGTTGAAGCCTACCCTCGCCCTCCGGAGATCTATGCAGCGGCTCAAATCTGGAGAACAAGAGCCTCCGAGACTGCCTAAGCCGATCGTTACCAGGCCGCAAGTTGTGTCACCCTCTCTCACCAGCTTGGACGCCAGCATTATGTCGGATGACTCCGTCTTTGACCCCTCGGTAGGCCTGGCCAAGGCCAAAACGGAACCGGCCACCTCGACCAACCTCGGCCCCAAGAAGCTCATAAAACGTTCTCGATCTCCCCGCAAGTGGAACTTCTTTGGTCGATCCCATAGCCAACCTGCCGTGGAGAAACAGGTAGAACCAGAGAAGCCCACTGTGGCCGCCGTCGAAGCACCTCCAAGCAAGCCTGTGGCCTTCTACACCTTGATCGACTCGTCAGAGGCAGAGGATGCAGAAACCCCAGACCTCGATGAAGTGCTTCGAGAAGCCAAACGGGCAGATACACCGCCAGCTCAACCGCCAGTGAAGGTTACGGAAGATAAGAGACGCTCGACGCAAATTCCAGTGCCCCAGGCGAATATGACTCCATCGTCTATCATCCCAAAACGTACCGTCACCTCTCCTATCAACCCTGCGCCGATGTCTGCAGTACCAATGTCGCCACCTGAGAGGCAGGCCATGCCTCCACGAcaggctcctcctcgaccgaGCAGACTCCCGCAAGTTGGTCGGATTCCAAAGGTTGTCAGCGCCAGGACAGAACAATTCTCGCCTCCCAGTTTCTCGAGACCCTTCAACAGACGAAGCATCCAAGCACCAGCAGTGAAGTCCATTGTCCAGAATGTTGAACCAATGGCCACTGCGCCCATGCTTCCCAAGGACCTGACGCCTGAGCTCGTTCAGGACGAGCTGACGGAACGGAGCATCAGCAACATTTCAGCGTTGATCTATGGTATCCCGAGGTTGTCTCCTGTCGACCCCAATCGCTCTCATCACGagttcttctccttttcgcCACGGAAGAACTCCCAGTGCACGACAACATCTTCGAGCAGCTCGGGTGGCTTCTTCAACTATGCGGAAGCCACTGCAGTTGTCCCAGACCCCAGCGCTCCGCTTGCAGAGGATGAGATTTGGGACGAGTATAACGATCTGCTTGGGGAGGATACTCCCAGGTTCTCTGCCATTGGAGGCAAGGCCTGGCCGAAACCACTTCGTCTAGAGGCTACCAAACGGATCGAGCCGGCTTTGGAGTCGCCTACTCTCAGCCCTCCGCCTCTGCCTAGTTTGGTGCAGGCTTTGCGTCAGGGCATGGAGCAAACTAGCTCCAGTGTATACACAACGGAAATGGCTGAGGAAGTTCGACGTGCCTTGGATACTGGCATGTCTATTTGCGTCTCTTTTCCCACTGCTGACATGCCCACCACGGCTGCCGAACCTCAGAAGCCGGAGCCGGCACCGCAAGTCAACAACACACCAGCACAAGTTCAACAGACCCGCATCTCGTCCGGCAGCTGCAGTAGCCAAAGCTCTGAGGAGATCACACCAACCTCTCAAGTCAACCTCCGTGTGGGCTCCATGACAGTCTCCAAGTGGCTCACTTTTGGCCATGTGCTTTTCAGTCCCATCCGCGACGAGCTCATTCCTGAAGTTGGCTCCCTGAAACGTCCTTCCATCTTGGTAATTGACGGCCTCGGCAACGACGACTGGTCTTTTTATGCTGCCGAAACGTATCCCGCCGCAACTTTCTTCAACCTTTCTCCTCGGGCTCCTTTGCCTGCCGAGCATCAAAACCGcagctcaacctcctccagcaccaccatcccttTAAgcccacccaaccaccaccaaattCAGTACCGCTCGCATCTCGACAAGTTTCCCTTTGGTGCCCAATCCTTCACAGCAGTTGTATTTCGCTTCCCTGCCGCCGGTCCTGAGTCCCACTACCGCAACATCATCTCAGAAGCCCGCCGCGTTCTCAAGCCAGGCGGATTCATCGAGCTGTCCATTCTCGACGTTGACTTTAACAACATGGGCAACCGTGGTCGGAGGGCTGTTCGTCGTTTGAAAGAAAGGATCCACGCCCGCACCCCTGACACCAGTCTTGGTTCTACTTCGGACTTGATCCTGCGTCTCATCAACAGGAAGGGCTTCACCGACATCAAGACCTGCCGAGTCGGCATCCCCGTCGCAAGCCCAGCCACCCGATCTTCAAGAGTCTCCTTTACCCagaccaacagcaacaagaaggaTGAACGTAGCCTGCCAGAGCTGATGAGCGAGGAGGGACCGGTCGCTGATGAAAGTATCACGAGCATGGTGGCCaaggtggggaggtggtggtatACTAGGTGCTATGAGAGCGCGGGAGTTGCCAATccggggatggggtggcCTGGGTCGAGGGGAAGCATGTGGAGGGATAGgatgttggtgaaggagtgCGAGGAGTGGGGGACGAGTTTGAAGTTGATGGTGTGTTATGGACGAGTACCGGATGGGAAtagggcgagggtggcgagTATTTAA